AAGTAACCCCATCTTTGCAATCGTTCAGCAACTGGGTTTCGCCGTAGCCTTTCGCAATTAACCGCTCGGGGGCAATGCCCCGCGAGATGATATAATTAACCGCTGCTTCGGCTCGTAACTGCGATAATCTTTGGTTGTAAGCTGCGGTCTGGCGACTATCGGTGTGCGAACCTAATTCAATCCGGATAGTAGGATTATCTTGTAAAATCCGGACGAGTTTATCTAATTCCGGCATAGCCTCGGGGCGAATATCAAATTTATCGAAATCGTAATAAATATTTTCGAGCACAATGGTATTATTCAGCGCATTCCGGTTTAAAACAATACTTACCGGAAATACCTCTACTTCGCCGCCACATGTGGGAGTAATTTCAGTGGAGTTAAGCAGATAACCTTGTTTACTTGCTTTAATGGTGTAGGTAGCGCCGGATTTAACCGGGAACGTGAAATTACCCTGCGCATCGGAATAGGTAGTTAATGCAGTAGTGTCGCCGGCAGCATAAAACCGGATTAAAACCTGAGTTACTGGTTTATCAGTAAAGGTTCCTTTAGTTCCCGGAATGTGTTCTACTACCTTGCCAGCCAAAGTACACCGCGTTTGAACCAGTTTAAAAGCGTAAATATCGTCGGTACCCTCGGCGCTGTTGCGGTTCGAAACTAGAAAGCCGCCTTCACTGGTTTCGTCGAAAGTTATTCCAAAATCATCGGCGGGTGAGTTTAACGGAAATTTTAAATTTTTTAAATTTTTCCAATTTGCCTTTGCTCCTTCGGCCTCAAAAATATCCAGCCCACCCATGCCCGGGTGCCCTTCAGACGCAAAGTATAATTTGCCCGTGGGGCTAACTACCGGAAAAGATTCTTTGCCGCTGGTGTTAATTACTTTACCGGCATTTACCGGCTTGCTCCACCTATTACCAGCCTGGCGCGTGCAATAATAAATATCCGTCTGGCCAAATCCTCCCGGCATATCCGAAACAAAATAAAGCGTTTCGCCATCCGGCGAAAGCGCCGGGTGCCCCACCGAATAAACTTCCGGATTATTATAAGGAAAAGGTTCCGGCTCGCTCCAACCTTGATTAGTTTTCCGGGAAACAAAAATTTCTAAGCGGTTTATATACGTATCTTCATTGGCTTCAAACTTTACCCAGCTAAACGGGTCGGTGTTGGTTTTTACGGCGCCCCCTTTTTGCTGATCAATGCGGGTGAAATACATGGTTTGGCTATCCGGCGAAAACGTAGCCGAACCATTGTGGTATTTGTTATTAATATTTTTATCGAAAGGCACTGGCGCTTCGTACTGCCCGTCGTTTTTTTTAATGGACAGGTAAAGCTTCGGAAACGGTTTGCCCGTCCAGCCGGAAGTATTTTTCTTTTTACTGGTACCAAACGGCCGGTCGGAAGTAAATACCAGATTGTTTTGAAAAATAACTGGGCTAAAATCGGCATTGGTAGAGTTAATGCCTTTGGGCTTTTGCAGCTCATAGGGTTGCGGTTGCGCCAGCCATAGCTGGGCACTGTCGCAGATAGCGGCCAATTGGTTGGCAAGCCCAGCCTGATCCGGCACGCGCTGCCCGTATTGGAGGTATTGCTGCTTAGCTTTTTCGTAATGGCTGTTTTTCCGGGCGGCATCGGCGGCGTATTTTAAAGCTTCCGGGGCAGCATCCGGAAATTGCAGCACCCGGTTATACCAGATCTCGGTTTCTTTGGCCTGATTTAATTGGCGGTAACATTCGGCAATTTGCCGGGTTAGGTATAAAGTTGGTTTTTGATTTTTTAATAATTGCTGGTAGGCGGGCAAAGCCAAGGCGTACTGAAAACGCTTAAATAAAGCATCGGCTTCTTTCAAAGTTATTTTTTGCGCTATCACGGGTTTGCTGGCCAAAGCCAGCAGGATAAGAGCAAAAACAATAAATTTGAACTTAAACTTCATAAAGTTTAGCAGCCCCGGAAGCTGGTTTTTTTTAAAAATAACGAATACTTAACGTCCGGCTTTCTTCTTTCCGAAAAAAGTAAAAGCCTAAAGATAGTTCATGCCCGGCATATTCCCGCAGGCTGGTTAAGGTAAAATCGTGAGCGTAACCTACCTTTACTTTTTCGCTCAGGTAAATTTCGGTGGCCAACGCCCAGGCATTCGATACATCTAAATCCTGATCATTGTTTTTAAAAGTTTTCGTGCCGGTCCGGTAAGAGCCACCCAACCAAACCCGGTCACCGATCAGCATAAAAGCGTTTACATCAATATTCGTGGGACTTTTAAAATCTTCTTTAATTAAAAAACTAGGCTTAAAGGTGAGCCAATCGTTTAACGGAATAATATACCCCGATGTCAGATAAAAATGGCGGGCCGGGGTTGCCACAAACTTATTTTTAAAATTTATTAAATTAGAAGCCGACAGGCCCACGTACAAACGTTCGGTATTAAAAAACAACCCTGCTTTTGTATCAGGTAATAAGGTGCTTATTTTGGTAGTAGGTATGGTTGGGTCGTAGGTTGGGTTGTTGGTATTTAACAAAGTACCATCGGTGTAGTACTGCGAAATGCCTGCTGCAATTCCTAGGGCAAGCCGGGCATTTTCGGCTACATTTATCCGGAAAGCGGTATTGGTTAGTACACTTTTTTGTCCTTGGGCACCAATCCGATCGTTAATTATCAGCAAGCCCAAACCTATTTTCTGTTTCGCTATGGCACCATCTACACTAATGGTTTGCGTAGTAGGAGCCCCTTCTAAACCTACCCATTGCGTGCGGTAAATCCCGTTTACGTTAATAATACCTTTACTACCGGCATAGGCCGGGTTAATGCCTAAACCATTGAATATATATTGCGTGTACTGCGCATTTTGCTGCGCCCAGCCATTCAGGCTCAGCAACGCACCCATTATTACCAGTAAAACTTTTTGCATATATCCGGTATTTTGCACTAACCGCATGATAGCTGTTAGGTAATTTTTTAAATTTTTAAAATTTAGAGGTAACTGTTGCCCTTTATTTTACCGCATTATCATAACATAGCCCTTCTGGGTTCTGTACGTTCCGTCGCAAACTTTTACCCGTAATACGTAGTAATAAGTGCCATCGGTCAGGTTGTTGCCCGTCCAGTTGTTTTTATACGACTTAGCTTTGTACACTTCACTTCCCCAACGGTTTATCAGCACCACTTCGTTATCCGGATAATTCTGAATATTTGTAATCGTCCAGGTATCGTTCACGCCATCGCCGTTTGGCGAAAACACATTGGCTACCTGCAGGTTGCCAGAACCAATACTCGGATCTACGGTTAACGAAGTGGCGGCGCTGCTGCAACTGCCCGTTTGCGTAGTTACCCGGATTATTCCTTCTCTACTGTTTTCCGGAGCAGCCACCCGAATTAAGGTTGATCCTTGTCCATCAATTATCCGCCATCCTTTTGGTACCAACCAGTTGTAACTCGCTGCGCCCGGTACGGCATCTACGGTGTAAACCAGGCCAATACAAGCGGAGCTTTCGTCTTTTATTTGCAAAGGAGCTACCGGCGCCGGATTAAGTGTTACAGATAAAGTTGCCGGATTGCTGGTAATACAAGAATTAAAGGCAACCACGGATATTTCACCGGATTGGGAACCCGCAGTTACGATAATTTTATTAGTGTTCTCGCCGGAAGTAATTTTCCAGGTAGGCGGCAAACTCCATTTGTATCCGGTAGCGCCTCCCACCGGTGCAATGGAATAAGTTAGTTCTGTTTGGTTCGAACAAGTATTGCCTGGTCCGGTGATAGCGCCAATATTAATCTCGGCAGCACTGCCGGGAACTGCATCTACAGTAGAAACATCGCTGATACCACAGCCACTAATGGCACGCACCGAAATAGTAGCCGGTTGCGATCCGGCTGTTACCTGAATTTGAGTAGTACCTTGACCCGAAGTAATAACCCAACCCGCTGATGGTGTTAATTCCCAGCAGTAAGCTGTCGCCCCGGGTACTGGTTCAATCGAATACGTTATACCGGTTTGATTACTGCAAATCAACGAATTACTATCGCCGCCAATAGGTCCTGGCGTAGTAATGGCATCTACCGACGATACTACGGCTAAAGTACCCGTAATACTAGCGGAACAAGCCGCAGTAGCTATTACTTGTACTGTACCCAGCGTTTCTCCGACTGTTACCCGAATGGCGGGAGTTCCCTGCCCTCCTTCGATTACCCAATCCGGGGGTACTTGCCAGGTATAGGTTACAGCACCCGGTATAGCGGCAATCTGGTATACTTGCTCGGTACTGCCAGCGCATTGTTCTTTAGTACCTATAATCTGAATTGGCCCGGTTGGTAACACCGATACATTTACAGCGAAGGTACTTGCCGGCCCGGGCCCACAATCCCCAATAGCTTTTACACGAACAGCCCCGTTTTGAACTCCGGCCCGTACAGTAATGGAAGTAGTACCCTGCCCCGAAACAATCTGCCAACCAGTTGCTTCCGGAACTTCCCATAGATAACCGGAAGCGCCATTTACCTCGGCAATAGTATACGTTAAATTGGTTTCGCTGCCACAAACCTGGTTTTTACCGGTAATAGCGCCAGGCGTTAACGCTACTTCTTCCGAAACACTTACCGGTAAACTGCTGGGGCTAGCAGCTACTCCACAGCCATTTTTTGCTAATACTGAAATAATACCGGCATTATTAGCGGCCAATACTTTAATACTCGGAGTGCCTTGCCCCGAAGTAATAGACCAGCCCGGAGGTACGGACCAGGTATAGTTGGATACATCTGCATTAGGAGTTACTTGATACGTAATCTCGGATTGGCTGCGGCATACGATGCTGCTACCGGTAATCGGCCCTAAAGTGGCGGGTTCGGTGGTGCTGGTTTTCACCGCTAAAGTAGTAGCATCACTCTCAAAACAAGCATTTTTGGCTCTTACCGAAATAGTGCCGGCAGCATCGGTAGCCGCAACGGTAATTTCTGAAGTTCCTGCCCCAGCCGTAATCGTCCAGCCGGTGGGCAAGCTCCATACATAGCTGGTGGCTCCTGGCATATTCGGTACTTTATACTTATTACCTACGCTGCCGCTGCAAGCAATAGTTTCGCCCGAAATGGCCACCGGAGCAGTTGGTTTATCATTAACCGCAACTGCCAGAGGGGTACTACTTTTTCCGGGTCCGCAATTGTTATAAGCTACCACATACACCGATCCGCCGGTACTGCCGGCAGTAACAGTAATGCTGTTAGTAGTTTGTCCGGAAGTAATGGCCCAGCCTTCGGGTACAGTCCAAGCGTACAAGGAAACCCCAGGTATAGCCGGAACAGTAAAAGTTACATTTGGCTCATTGATACAAACCGAAGTTTTACTCGCCACAATAGCTCCGGGAGTTGGTGGCTTGGCAGTAGAAGGAACAATGGCTTTTTGACTGGCCACGGCACTTTCGCCGCAAATATTTTTAGATCGCACGGTAATGAAGCCTTCGGTAGCACCCGCTTTCACTAAAATCTGGGTTGTTCCCTGGCCCGAAACAATGGCCCAGCCACTGCCGGTTGGTATTGTCCAGGTATAAGAAGTTGCCCCTGGCACCGGCTTAATAGAATACCGCAGATTGGTATTGCCCGCGCAAACATTGGCATTGCCCGTAATAGTACCTGGCACTGGTGGTGGCGATTTAACGGGAGTTGCCGTTAATGTTTGCGCGGTACTGGCGCCGCAGTTGCTTAATGCCGAAACCGAAATAATGGCGGGTTCGCTGCCGGCAGTTACAGTAATTGTTCTCTGATCGGGGCTGGTAGCCGTTATTCGCCAGCCGGCCGCCGGTTTACCGTCAGCTCCGGTAATTTTCCAGGCATAGCCACTGGCGCCGCTTACTTCGGCTACCGAGTACACCAGCCCAGTTGTGCCGGTGCAAAATACAGCCGTAGCTGCCTGAATGCTTGCCGGGGTACTTATTGGTACCGGGGGCGTAATTACTACCGATTGCTTCTGGTTAGCGCCACAATCATTTTTTAAAATTACACTTAAGGTTCCTCCTCCCGGCTTTATTATCACCGAAACAGAATCAGCGGTTGTGCTTCCAACCAATTCTAAATTACCTGATGCCTGCCAGGTAAAAGATGTTGCCCCTAATGCCTGAACCCGGTAAACAACAGTAGCGTTAACGCACGGAGTAACGGAACCCGAAGAAATAGATACAGCCGTAATAGTATTAACTGCCGTTACCGAAATGGCTACTGCTTCGGATGTGCCGCAATTATTAGCTGCAGCTACAGTTATAGTACCCGTAGTATTAGCCGCCGAAACAGGCGCCGTTACGCTAATTTGGTTTGTTCCTTGCCCGGTTAAAGACCAACCGGATGGTACTGTCCAGATGTAGCGGGTACCCGGTTGGTTAGTTACCGTAAACACTCCGCTTGGAGAGCCCACGCACACGGCAGTAGGCCCGGTTATAGCAGTAGGTTTGGTTGGATTGGTCACGGAAGGAGTAACACGAATAAAACTGGCAGGACTTGGCCCGCAAATATTGATTGCTTTTACCCAAATAAACACTTCTTTTTGGCCGGCTTTTACTCTAATTTGTGTGGTATTTTGCCCCGAAACTATTTGCCAGCCACCTTTATCTGTTGAATCGGCGGGCGTTCCGATCACCCACTCGTAGCCGGTTACATTTGGCACCTCGTCTATTCGATAAGTAAAATAAGTATCGCTCGTCCGGATACAGGGGTTTAACCCGTCTGGGTCGGTAGTAGTAATAGGGCCGGGAGGCGCTGTAATTAGATTAGAAGCGGTAACCTCCAGAACGGCAGGATCGCTATCGCCGCAGCCATTGTTTACCGTAACAGAAACAATGCCTTCGGCGGCTACTGGTTCCCCCGACGTACTCTCAGGCACTTCTACGGTAATGGTATTACTCGGCGGTTCTCCGTTAACGTTCGGAATTATTCTCCAGCCACTTGGCACAACCCAAGTGTATGATTGCACTCCCGAAATTGCAGCTACACTAAACACGTTGGTATTGCTTCCGAAACAAACCGCCGTTGGACCAGTAAGTGTTCCCGGATCCGGAATTTTAGCGCAAATAGCCGGTACTATACTGGCCGAGTTATTATCGAAATTATCGTCGGTAACAGTACCCAGAATAGTAGCCGTATTGCCTATCCCACCCGAGTTTTTAATTTTAACTTTTATGGTAAGAGTAACTGTTTCCCCATTCCGGAACTCGGCACCGATCCATTGAAAAACGCGGGAATCTCTATTGTACGAAAACGTATTTACCTGTTTACCCGGAATAGAACTTTGGGCAGTAGCTCCCAGGTACTCCAAATCGATATCTAACTGGTCTACAATTTTAACATTATAGTCGTTAATGGGGCCGTAATTGCGGGCAACAATCGTAAAAGTAACTTCTTCGCCTACAGAGTACGGGTTTACGCCATTAGCCCCTAAACTTTTGGTTTTAGTAATTCCCAGATCGGTAGAGGTAGTAACCGGATTATTTTTATTTAATACTACTTTATTACTCAACGATAACAAACGTCCTCCGTTTATTACGGCTTCTTTACCCAATCGAATAGAATTTTTTGCCAGAATGCTACCAGCCATATTGGCGCGAGCACCAATATTTACAGTATCGGTTACCTGCCAGAAAATATTCATTCGCCGGGCGTTATTTAACAAACGGATGGTAGTATTGGCCGCCGTAATTAAACCTCCTTTTACCTGAAAAATAAAAATAGCATTAGGATCGTTGGCCGCATCCAGGCTAATGGTGCCGCTTAGTGTGGTAGTATTATCAAAAGTATAAATTCCCGGCCCTAAAATCTGGCCATTAATAGAAGTACCGGTTAAGTTTTTGCCCGGAGTAGTTGTTAAACCGTTAATAGAATTATAAGCTGCTTCTAAATCGGCTTGGGCTTTTTGCGCCGCAGCATCTCCCAGGTAAGTAGTTCCATTAATCATACCGGCTGTAAATCCTTGCAGCACGTTACCTGGCCAAACCCCTAAATTGCCACTTACTCTGGTAACATCTTTGTTATAAATACCGGTAGCCGCCAAAATAGTAAAATCGGCAGCAGTACCTAAAGATGGCCTTACTTGACTAAACCCACCAATTGAAAAACCAACAAACGCAACAACCAGAAGTATAATTTTTTTCATTTAACCCACTACGCAGTATAATTTAATCCGCATCAGTTAAAAATTTAGAAGCAATAATAAATGCAATTTACATCTAAGCAAATTTATTTAAATAGTTTATTTATTACTAACAAGTTCTTAATAAAAAAACTGGCTATTAATACAATATAGGCATTAAACTCTAAAACCAGACCATTATACCATTTATAAATCTTAATATCCGAATTATCAATCTCACCTGCATAATACAACCAGTAAAAACTTAAGCCAGCTAAAGCTAAAAGATAGACATAATATAATTATTTAAATATTAAACTAAACAATCCCATTAATTTATAACAATATCCCGATTAGTAGTACGTATTAAATGCTAAAAAAATTTTAGCACGTGCATAATAGTTTGCAGAAAGGCAGAAATTTTAAAATTTGAAGTTGTTTAGCATTCTAAAATTGAACAATTAAAGCTACCAGCTAGAGGCAAATAGTATTTTGTGGAACTATCCCGTTTTGGTAGTGCAGACACCCCCAAAGGCGAATATTACCTCTATTTCTATAAAGGCTATACAGCTTCATTTTGTTATTGATTTACACCTCAACTCCAGTAAGAACTTTTTTAAAAAATTACAGATTTACAATCCGTCAATATATAGACAGAAGTAAGTAGTTAAGTAAAAGATGTTTATCCAGCAAATTTGCAGCCGGGCGGCAAAAACTAAGAAAGCTCAAACAGGCCGCTCTTTGTTACATTTTGCGGCAATCTTAAAAAATAACCTTATAAAGTGATATGTAAGTCTGCGGCGGTTTGCTCAATTACTTGGCGGGCATACTCTTTCTTATATTCCAGGGGCTTACCTTCGGCATACTCGTTAATCATGGCAGCGGGCAAAATCATATTTACTACATTATCTCCTACTGCTTGTGCAATATGACTTTGCACAACCTGGATTTTCTGCCGCCGCACCACTGATTCGTCGTTGCTTATTAGTGGCTCCGGCCGGCGGGGCCGGAAAGGTCGCTGATGGGTTAATTGCAGGTCTTCGGCTTCTTGTTCGGCAGCATCTAATACCTGCCGGTACTCCCGGAAGGTTTGATTCTCTTTTAACTGCCCCATTAAGCCTTTAGTAGCCTGCCAACTTCTAAAATCCGAAACTGGCTGCAGAGCCAATGCCACCAGCGTTTCGTTGGCAATTACCATGGCCGGGGGGCGGTTCGTTTTCTGAGCCAGTTGGTTACGGAAAAGGAAAAGTTGCTTTAATAAGTGTTGCTGGAAGTACGTTAGCCGCTCCGAACCTTTTAATTTTAAATGCCGGTCAGACTGTTCTTTTATTTCTAAATCTTCTAATAGCCGGCATTCTTCGGCGAGCCATTCCTGGCGCTCTAAGTTTAAAAGTTCTTGCCAAAGCACGTCTTTTAACTCGTGCAAATGCAACACATCTGTAGCGGCATAAGCCAGTTGGGCATCAGATAAGGGGCGGGTATTCCAGTTACTTACCTGGTTGGTTTTATCTACTTCAATGTTAAAAAGGACTTGCAGAATATTAGCGTAAGAGGTACGCTGGTAATTTAACAAGCGAGCCGCAATTTCGGTATCAAAAACACCCCGCGGGCGACAACCTAATTTTTTTAAAAGAAGAATATCATTCGTAGACGAATGAATAATTTTAATTATAGCCGGATTATCAATTAACTCCCAAAGTGGTTCCAGGTTTTTAATCGTAAACGGATCTATCAGGAAGCATTGCTGACGGGTAGCCACCTGCACTAAACATAAATTTAACCCGTAAGTGTACCGGTTATCGTCAAATTCTAAATCCAATGCCAGTTCCGGTGCGTTGGCTAATTGCGGAATAGCCGCCAGAAAATCAACCTCGGATGAAATATAAGAATAAAAACGACCGGTAAGCCGCAACCCTTGACCCATACTTACGTGTTTAGCGCAACAAGCAGCAATTTACAATTATAATGTTTAAAGCAAATACTTTAGCTGCTTTTTACAATACCTCTTTTAAAACTTCCCAGGTGTTTTTCGCCAATATTTCCTGACCTTTAGCCGTTGGATGCACGCCGTCGCCTTGGTTTAAACTACGTTCTCCGGCTACTCCTTCGAGCAAAAACGGAATAAAAGCTATGTTATTTTTTTCGGCTAGTTGCCTAAATACTACCCGGAACTGCGCGGCGTAAGCACCGCCCATACTGGGTGGAATCTCCATGCCCGCGAGCACAATTTTAACCTCCGGGTACTTGGCTTTAACTTTATCAATAATGGCCTGCAAATTATCTTTCGTAGATTGAGGCGGAATACCCCGTAAACCATCGTTAGCACCCAATTCCAGCACAAATACGTCTACAGGTTGTTTTAAAAGCCAATCAATCCGGCTCTTACCACCCGCCGAGGTTTCGCCGCTTAAGCCCGCATTTATTACCTTATAAGGCAGGTTTAATGAATCTATTTTTTTTTGAATCAAGGCCGGGAAAGCTTCGGAAGGCTGCAAGCCGTAACCAGCTGTTAAACTATTACCAAAAAATAAAATACTTTTCATAACTACAGGTTTCTTCTTTTCAGCAGGTACCGACTGCCCGGCCACAGCACTTTTTTCTTCGGAGTTGCCGTTATTACAGCCAGAAGCCAGTAGTACGAAAAAAGACGCAAAAAGAAGGTTTAAATAAGTACGCACAGGTATTAATTTTTAAATTTTTATTAAAATACAAAAACATGTAGAACAACCTGTTGGTTTTCTAGCTGCAAGTTTAAAGTTTAAACTTTGTTTTAGTACGCGCAAAATATTTTACCGGTTAGCTTTATTTCCGAGATACGCGTAAGTACCAATTTTAATTAATTCCGGAAATCTATATGCAAACAGATTTCTAAAACGTTTGAAGATATAATTACCTAACCAGAAATTCAGCACTGTGGCAATACTACGCGTGGAGCAGCTCGGTAAATCGTACCGGAGCGGCGGCAAAGAGCTTCCTGTTTTACAAAATATTTCTTTTTCCCTGAACGCCGGCGATACCTTTGCTATTGTAGGCCCATCCGGAAGCGGCAAAACGACTTTACTTGGTTTATGCGCCGGTTTAGATGCCGCCACTACCGGTTCCGTGGAATTAAACGGCATCCGATTAGAACAGCTCTCGGAAGATGAACGGGCCCAGGTCCGGAACCAACACGTAGGTTTTATTTTTCAGAATTTTCAATTAATACCCACGCTTACGGCCTTAGAAAATGTAATGGTGCCGTTGGAATTACGCGGCGAAAAAAATGTTGGAAAAAGAGCTTTGGAGTTACTCGAACGGGTAGGTTTGCACAACCGCCATCATCATTACCCTACGCAACTTTCTGGTGGCGAGCAACAGCGGGTAGCTTTAGCCCGTGCTTTTTCTAACCAGCCCAAAATTTTATTTGCCGATGAGCCTACCGGAAACCTGGATGCCGAAACCAGCGAAAAAGTAGTAAATCTGCTTTTTGAACTAAACCGCGAGCAAGGCACAACCTTGGTTTTAGTTACCCACGACATGGAACTGGCCGGCAAAACGCAACGACTCATCCGGGTAAAAGGCGGTCAAGTTATTTCGGATTCGGTAATGGCTTAAAATGGTAGCAAGTAGTAAGTATCAGGAATCAGGACAGGGTTTAATCACTCGTTCTTTAATAAAACAGGTGCAACCTAATAGTAAAAGACTTCCGCTTAATTTCCTCTATT
The sequence above is a segment of the Adhaeribacter swui genome. Coding sequences within it:
- a CDS encoding OmpA family protein, whose protein sequence is MKFKFKFIVFALILLALASKPVIAQKITLKEADALFKRFQYALALPAYQQLLKNQKPTLYLTRQIAECYRQLNQAKETEIWYNRVLQFPDAAPEALKYAADAARKNSHYEKAKQQYLQYGQRVPDQAGLANQLAAICDSAQLWLAQPQPYELQKPKGINSTNADFSPVIFQNNLVFTSDRPFGTSKKKNTSGWTGKPFPKLYLSIKKNDGQYEAPVPFDKNINNKYHNGSATFSPDSQTMYFTRIDQQKGGAVKTNTDPFSWVKFEANEDTYINRLEIFVSRKTNQGWSEPEPFPYNNPEVYSVGHPALSPDGETLYFVSDMPGGFGQTDIYYCTRQAGNRWSKPVNAGKVINTSGKESFPVVSPTGKLYFASEGHPGMGGLDIFEAEGAKANWKNLKNLKFPLNSPADDFGITFDETSEGGFLVSNRNSAEGTDDIYAFKLVQTRCTLAGKVVEHIPGTKGTFTDKPVTQVLIRFYAAGDTTALTTYSDAQGNFTFPVKSGATYTIKASKQGYLLNSTEITPTCGGEVEVFPVSIVLNRNALNNTIVLENIYYDFDKFDIRPEAMPELDKLVRILQDNPTIRIELGSHTDSRQTAAYNQRLSQLRAEAAVNYIISRGIAPERLIAKGYGETQLLNDCKDGVTCSELEHQINRRTVVRILSQ
- a CDS encoding PorP/SprF family type IX secretion system membrane protein, whose amino-acid sequence is MRLVQNTGYMQKVLLVIMGALLSLNGWAQQNAQYTQYIFNGLGINPAYAGSKGIINVNGIYRTQWVGLEGAPTTQTISVDGAIAKQKIGLGLLIINDRIGAQGQKSVLTNTAFRINVAENARLALGIAAGISQYYTDGTLLNTNNPTYDPTIPTTKISTLLPDTKAGLFFNTERLYVGLSASNLINFKNKFVATPARHFYLTSGYIIPLNDWLTFKPSFLIKEDFKSPTNIDVNAFMLIGDRVWLGGSYRTGTKTFKNNDQDLDVSNAWALATEIYLSEKVKVGYAHDFTLTSLREYAGHELSLGFYFFRKEESRTLSIRYF
- a CDS encoding ice-binding family protein, translated to MKKIILLVVAFVGFSIGGFSQVRPSLGTAADFTILAATGIYNKDVTRVSGNLGVWPGNVLQGFTAGMINGTTYLGDAAAQKAQADLEAAYNSINGLTTTPGKNLTGTSINGQILGPGIYTFDNTTTLSGTISLDAANDPNAIFIFQVKGGLITAANTTIRLLNNARRMNIFWQVTDTVNIGARANMAGSILAKNSIRLGKEAVINGGRLLSLSNKVVLNKNNPVTTSTDLGITKTKSLGANGVNPYSVGEEVTFTIVARNYGPINDYNVKIVDQLDIDLEYLGATAQSSIPGKQVNTFSYNRDSRVFQWIGAEFRNGETVTLTIKVKIKNSGGIGNTATILGTVTDDNFDNNSASIVPAICAKIPDPGTLTGPTAVCFGSNTNVFSVAAISGVQSYTWVVPSGWRIIPNVNGEPPSNTITVEVPESTSGEPVAAEGIVSVTVNNGCGDSDPAVLEVTASNLITAPPGPITTTDPDGLNPCIRTSDTYFTYRIDEVPNVTGYEWVIGTPADSTDKGGWQIVSGQNTTQIRVKAGQKEVFIWVKAINICGPSPASFIRVTPSVTNPTKPTAITGPTAVCVGSPSGVFTVTNQPGTRYIWTVPSGWSLTGQGTNQISVTAPVSAANTTGTITVAAANNCGTSEAVAISVTAVNTITAVSISSGSVTPCVNATVVYRVQALGATSFTWQASGNLELVGSTTADSVSVIIKPGGGTLSVILKNDCGANQKQSVVITPPVPISTPASIQAATAVFCTGTTGLVYSVAEVSGASGYAWKITGADGKPAAGWRITATSPDQRTITVTAGSEPAIISVSALSNCGASTAQTLTATPVKSPPPVPGTITGNANVCAGNTNLRYSIKPVPGATSYTWTIPTGSGWAIVSGQGTTQILVKAGATEGFITVRSKNICGESAVASQKAIVPSTAKPPTPGAIVASKTSVCINEPNVTFTVPAIPGVSLYAWTVPEGWAITSGQTTNSITVTAGSTGGSVYVVAYNNCGPGKSSTPLAVAVNDKPTAPVAISGETIACSGSVGNKYKVPNMPGATSYVWSLPTGWTITAGAGTSEITVAATDAAGTISVRAKNACFESDATTLAVKTSTTEPATLGPITGSSIVCRSQSEITYQVTPNADVSNYTWSVPPGWSITSGQGTPSIKVLAANNAGIISVLAKNGCGVAASPSSLPVSVSEEVALTPGAITGKNQVCGSETNLTYTIAEVNGASGYLWEVPEATGWQIVSGQGTTSITVRAGVQNGAVRVKAIGDCGPGPASTFAVNVSVLPTGPIQIIGTKEQCAGSTEQVYQIAAIPGAVTYTWQVPPDWVIEGGQGTPAIRVTVGETLGTVQVIATAACSASITGTLAVVSSVDAITTPGPIGGDSNSLICSNQTGITYSIEPVPGATAYCWELTPSAGWVITSGQGTTQIQVTAGSQPATISVRAISGCGISDVSTVDAVPGSAAEINIGAITGPGNTCSNQTELTYSIAPVGGATGYKWSLPPTWKITSGENTNKIIVTAGSQSGEISVVAFNSCITSNPATLSVTLNPAPVAPLQIKDESSACIGLVYTVDAVPGAASYNWLVPKGWRIIDGQGSTLIRVAAPENSREGIIRVTTQTGSCSSAATSLTVDPSIGSGNLQVANVFSPNGDGVNDTWTITNIQNYPDNEVVLINRWGSEVYKAKSYKNNWTGNNLTDGTYYYVLRVKVCDGTYRTQKGYVMIMR
- a CDS encoding ribonuclease D, which codes for MGQGLRLTGRFYSYISSEVDFLAAIPQLANAPELALDLEFDDNRYTYGLNLCLVQVATRQQCFLIDPFTIKNLEPLWELIDNPAIIKIIHSSTNDILLLKKLGCRPRGVFDTEIAARLLNYQRTSYANILQVLFNIEVDKTNQVSNWNTRPLSDAQLAYAATDVLHLHELKDVLWQELLNLERQEWLAEECRLLEDLEIKEQSDRHLKLKGSERLTYFQQHLLKQLFLFRNQLAQKTNRPPAMVIANETLVALALQPVSDFRSWQATKGLMGQLKENQTFREYRQVLDAAEQEAEDLQLTHQRPFRPRRPEPLISNDESVVRRQKIQVVQSHIAQAVGDNVVNMILPAAMINEYAEGKPLEYKKEYARQVIEQTAADLHITL
- a CDS encoding arylesterase, whose translation is MRTYLNLLFASFFVLLASGCNNGNSEEKSAVAGQSVPAEKKKPVVMKSILFFGNSLTAGYGLQPSEAFPALIQKKIDSLNLPYKVINAGLSGETSAGGKSRIDWLLKQPVDVFVLELGANDGLRGIPPQSTKDNLQAIIDKVKAKYPEVKIVLAGMEIPPSMGGAYAAQFRVVFRQLAEKNNIAFIPFLLEGVAGERSLNQGDGVHPTAKGQEILAKNTWEVLKEVL
- a CDS encoding ABC transporter ATP-binding protein → MAILRVEQLGKSYRSGGKELPVLQNISFSLNAGDTFAIVGPSGSGKTTLLGLCAGLDAATTGSVELNGIRLEQLSEDERAQVRNQHVGFIFQNFQLIPTLTALENVMVPLELRGEKNVGKRALELLERVGLHNRHHHYPTQLSGGEQQRVALARAFSNQPKILFADEPTGNLDAETSEKVVNLLFELNREQGTTLVLVTHDMELAGKTQRLIRVKGGQVISDSVMA